Proteins co-encoded in one Actinomadura luteofluorescens genomic window:
- a CDS encoding cyclase family protein, giving the protein MTSGDFRRVGAEVSNWGRWGAEDERGTTNLITPREIVGAARLVRKGAVFDLGIPLGADGPQAFPGRTNPLHMMTETGAGQEYPGGAKWSDDYVVMPLQSGTQWDAFAHVWYDGRLYNGFGEDAVGPHGASRCSIDALGGGIAGRGVLLDVARHAGVDWLEGGHVIGPETLDAVAERQGTEIRAGDVLLVRTGWWRKFAVERDAAGWMSTEPGLGLDCVRWIRDHDLAALGMDNWGIEVAPGEDPAVTSPVHCVLLRDVGIPLGEIFDLEALAEDCAGDGVHEFFFVAPPLKVTGAVGSPVNPLALK; this is encoded by the coding sequence ATGACCTCCGGGGACTTCCGCCGGGTCGGCGCCGAGGTCAGCAACTGGGGCCGGTGGGGCGCCGAGGACGAGCGCGGCACCACCAACCTCATCACGCCGCGGGAGATCGTGGGGGCGGCGCGTCTCGTGCGCAAGGGCGCCGTGTTCGACCTCGGGATCCCGCTCGGGGCCGACGGCCCGCAGGCGTTCCCCGGCCGTACCAATCCGCTGCACATGATGACCGAGACCGGTGCGGGCCAGGAGTACCCCGGCGGCGCGAAGTGGTCGGACGACTACGTCGTCATGCCGCTGCAGTCCGGGACGCAGTGGGACGCGTTCGCGCACGTCTGGTACGACGGCCGGCTCTACAACGGGTTCGGCGAGGACGCGGTCGGCCCGCACGGCGCGTCGCGGTGCTCGATCGACGCCCTCGGCGGCGGGATCGCCGGGCGGGGCGTCCTGCTCGACGTCGCCCGGCACGCCGGTGTCGACTGGCTGGAGGGCGGCCACGTGATCGGCCCGGAGACGCTCGACGCCGTCGCGGAGCGCCAGGGCACCGAGATCCGCGCGGGCGACGTCCTGCTGGTCCGGACCGGGTGGTGGAGGAAGTTCGCGGTCGAGCGGGACGCCGCCGGGTGGATGAGCACCGAACCCGGGCTCGGCCTCGACTGCGTGCGGTGGATCCGCGACCACGACCTCGCGGCGCTGGGCATGGACAACTGGGGCATAGAGGTGGCACCCGGCGAGGACCCCGCCGTCACCAGCCCCGTGCACTGCGTGCTGCTCCGCGACGTCGGGATCCCGCTCGGTGAGATCTTCGACCTGGAGGCCCTCGCGGAGGACTGCGCGGGCGACGGCGTGCACGAGTTCTTCTTCGTCGCACCGCCGCTGAAGGTCACCGGCGCCGTCGGATCGCCCGTGAACCCGCTCGCGCTGAAGTAG
- a CDS encoding ornithine cyclodeaminase family protein yields MSFEGIDGERMRRLADARHLVDALERALLGGLRPADEQGRVSRPTRHGELLLMPSEVGGHVGVKVLGLAPGNPARGLPTISGLYLLLDARTLRLVSVLDGGELTLLRTPAVSALAARHMAARPIRTAVVFGSGPQALAHIETFHALHGLRDVVVAGRDPERTGRLVRRCADEGLRARAGSARDVPEADVVLCCTSAREPLFGAELLAPRTVVVAVGSHHSEARELGDDVMAGAQVVVESRTVATTEAGDVVQALGHGAIEETGLVELAGLVRGEALVDDARPRVFKSVGMAWEDLVVAVAVHERERASR; encoded by the coding sequence ATGAGCTTCGAGGGGATCGACGGCGAGAGGATGCGGCGGCTCGCCGACGCGCGGCACCTGGTCGACGCGCTGGAGCGGGCCCTGCTCGGCGGCCTCCGGCCCGCGGACGAGCAGGGACGCGTCTCCCGGCCGACGCGCCACGGCGAACTGCTGCTGATGCCGTCGGAGGTCGGCGGCCACGTCGGCGTCAAGGTGCTCGGCCTGGCACCGGGCAACCCGGCCCGGGGACTCCCGACCATCTCCGGCCTGTACCTGCTGCTGGACGCCCGCACGCTCCGGCTGGTGTCCGTGCTGGACGGCGGGGAGCTCACCCTCCTGCGGACTCCGGCCGTGTCCGCTCTCGCCGCGCGGCACATGGCGGCCCGGCCGATCCGCACGGCTGTCGTGTTCGGCAGCGGGCCGCAGGCGCTCGCGCACATCGAGACGTTCCACGCGCTGCACGGGCTGCGCGACGTGGTCGTCGCCGGACGTGATCCCGAGCGGACCGGGCGGCTCGTCCGCCGCTGCGCCGACGAGGGCCTGCGCGCCCGCGCGGGCTCGGCCCGCGACGTGCCCGAGGCCGACGTCGTGCTCTGCTGTACCAGCGCCCGCGAACCGCTGTTCGGGGCGGAGCTGCTGGCCCCGCGGACCGTGGTCGTCGCCGTCGGCTCCCACCACTCCGAGGCCCGCGAGCTGGGCGACGACGTCATGGCGGGCGCACAGGTCGTGGTCGAGTCGCGGACGGTCGCGACGACCGAGGCCGGCGACGTGGTCCAGGCGCTCGGCCACGGAGCGATCGAGGAGACCGGCCTGGTCGAACTGGCCGGCCTCGTCCGCGGTGAGGCCCTCGTGGACGACGCGAGACCGAGGGTCTTCAAGAGCGTCGGCATGGCCTGGGAGGACCTCGTCGTGGCGGTCGCGGTGCACGAGCGCGAGCGGGCGTCGCGATGA
- a CDS encoding aconitase X swivel domain-containing protein gives MIGTPLSPGRATAPLLLLDEPLSFWGGSDVATGEITDVHHPQRGARAAGRVLAFAASRGSSSSSTVLAEQIRRGTAPAAVLLRRPDAIVTLAAIVARELYAIEMPVVVLSAGDFDALPRTGTVTVAATDEGAEVRIEEAGRR, from the coding sequence ATGATCGGGACACCGCTCAGCCCGGGGCGGGCGACCGCTCCCCTGCTGCTGCTGGACGAGCCGCTGTCGTTCTGGGGCGGCAGCGACGTGGCGACCGGCGAGATCACCGACGTCCACCATCCGCAGCGCGGGGCCCGCGCCGCCGGCCGGGTGCTGGCCTTCGCCGCGAGCCGCGGGTCGAGCTCGAGCTCCACGGTGCTCGCCGAGCAGATCCGGCGCGGCACGGCGCCGGCGGCCGTCCTGCTCCGCCGCCCGGACGCGATCGTGACGCTCGCGGCGATCGTGGCCCGCGAGCTCTACGCGATCGAGATGCCCGTCGTCGTGCTGTCCGCCGGCGACTTCGACGCGCTCCCGCGCACGGGCACGGTGACGGTGGCGGCGACGGACGAGGGCGCCGAGGTACGCATCGAGGAGGCGGGACGGCGATGA
- a CDS encoding aconitase X, with translation MTRAILDPALTGAQRAMLAGGHGDGAALAMRVIVRLARALGAERLIPVDSAHVDGCLFHGQVGIDLVERLIAGGARTAVPTTLNVGSLDLLHPGVVRGEPGERADARRLMDGYVALGAKPTWTCAPYQLPERPAYGRHVAWAESNAIVFANSVLGARTDRYGDFADICAAVTGFAPLVGLHLDENRAGQDLFDCSGVPAGTFDTDVAWAALGHLAGRRSGTRVPVLTGLPGDADEDRLKAFGAAAASAGGVALFHAVGLTPEAPDAATAFRGRAAERRFEVTAADLRAACDELTTARGGRLDAISVGTPHFSAAEFRALAALLAGGPPFDAGVEFWISTSRAVLAEAERTGDAEVCRRAGARILVDTCTYIAPVLRTSARVVMTNSAKWAWYAPTNLGIDVVFASLAECVLSARAGRVVRDPALWEAS, from the coding sequence ATGACGCGCGCGATCCTCGATCCGGCGCTGACGGGCGCGCAGCGGGCGATGCTCGCGGGCGGCCACGGCGACGGCGCCGCGCTGGCCATGCGGGTGATCGTCCGGCTCGCCCGCGCGCTCGGTGCCGAACGGCTGATCCCGGTCGACTCGGCACACGTCGACGGCTGCCTCTTCCACGGTCAGGTGGGGATCGACCTGGTCGAGCGGCTCATCGCCGGTGGCGCGCGGACCGCCGTCCCGACGACGCTGAACGTCGGCTCGCTGGACCTGCTGCACCCGGGCGTGGTGCGCGGCGAACCCGGCGAGCGGGCGGACGCCCGGCGGCTGATGGACGGTTACGTCGCCCTCGGCGCGAAGCCCACGTGGACCTGCGCTCCGTACCAGCTCCCGGAGAGACCGGCGTACGGCCGGCACGTGGCGTGGGCGGAGTCGAACGCCATCGTGTTCGCCAACTCGGTCCTCGGAGCCCGTACCGACCGCTACGGCGACTTCGCCGACATCTGCGCCGCCGTCACCGGCTTCGCCCCGCTCGTGGGCCTGCACCTGGACGAGAACCGCGCCGGTCAGGACCTGTTCGACTGCTCGGGGGTGCCCGCCGGGACGTTCGACACGGACGTCGCCTGGGCGGCGCTCGGCCACCTCGCCGGCCGCCGGTCGGGGACCCGCGTCCCCGTGCTGACCGGGTTGCCCGGCGACGCGGACGAGGACCGGCTGAAGGCGTTCGGCGCCGCGGCGGCCTCGGCCGGGGGCGTGGCCCTGTTCCACGCGGTCGGCCTGACGCCGGAGGCGCCCGACGCCGCGACCGCCTTCCGCGGCCGCGCCGCCGAGCGACGCTTCGAGGTGACCGCGGCGGACCTGCGCGCGGCGTGCGACGAGCTCACCACGGCGCGGGGCGGACGGCTCGACGCGATCAGCGTCGGCACCCCGCACTTCTCGGCGGCCGAGTTCCGCGCGCTCGCCGCGCTGCTGGCCGGCGGGCCGCCGTTCGACGCGGGCGTCGAGTTCTGGATCTCGACGAGCCGGGCCGTCCTCGCCGAGGCCGAACGCACCGGCGACGCGGAGGTCTGCCGCCGCGCCGGAGCACGGATCCTGGTCGACACCTGCACCTACATCGCCCCGGTCCTGCGGACGTCGGCGCGCGTGGTGATGACGAACTCCGCGAAGTGGGCGTGGTACGCGCCGACGAACCTCGGCATCGACGTGGTCTTCGCGTCGCTCGCCGAGTGCGTGCTGTCGGCCCGCGCGGGCCGCGTGGTCCGCGACCCCGCCCTCTGGGAGGCGTCATGA
- a CDS encoding metal-dependent hydrolase family protein, whose translation MSERVPAAPAAFLIRDVNLIDGHGGPGRPGLAVVVDRRRIAWVGPAESAPSFPAHAIVHGAGRSLLPGLINSHVHLSADAGPDFTRQIVSDSLPLAALKSATTAALTLRTGVTSVRDCGAADGVVIEVAKGIDDGLIPGPRVRAAGRVITMTGGHGHFIGREADGVDGVRAATRAELKAGAHFIKAMATGGVLTSGVDPGNTALVQEELAVAAQEAHNAGRRITVHAIGNQGIKNALRAGVDSIEHGIRLDDEALELAVARGAYLVPTLLAVASIVTAGTGAGMPSWVHEKAAREAERHRESFVAAVRSGLKIAAGTDAGTPYNPHTDLVRELELMVRYGLTPPEVIRAATRNAAENMDVLHDTGTVDVGKLADLVMVEGDPAADIGALARIRLVVKDGRIVHEGVRTGEHAGGGGLVGGGGLVGEAS comes from the coding sequence GTGAGTGAGCGCGTGCCCGCCGCCCCGGCGGCCTTCCTGATCCGGGACGTGAACCTGATCGACGGGCACGGCGGGCCCGGCCGCCCCGGCCTCGCCGTGGTCGTCGACCGCCGGCGGATCGCGTGGGTCGGCCCGGCGGAGTCCGCGCCGTCGTTCCCGGCGCACGCGATCGTCCACGGCGCCGGCCGCAGCCTGCTGCCCGGACTGATCAACTCGCACGTCCACCTGTCCGCCGACGCCGGGCCGGACTTCACCCGGCAGATCGTGTCCGACTCCCTGCCGCTCGCCGCGCTGAAGAGCGCGACGACGGCCGCGCTGACCCTGCGGACGGGAGTGACGAGCGTCCGCGACTGCGGCGCCGCCGACGGGGTCGTGATCGAGGTCGCCAAGGGGATCGACGACGGCCTCATCCCGGGGCCGCGCGTCCGGGCCGCCGGGCGGGTGATCACGATGACCGGCGGGCACGGCCACTTCATCGGGCGCGAGGCCGACGGGGTGGACGGGGTACGGGCGGCGACCCGCGCCGAGCTCAAGGCGGGCGCCCACTTCATCAAGGCCATGGCGACCGGCGGAGTGCTGACCTCGGGGGTGGATCCGGGGAACACCGCGCTGGTCCAGGAGGAGCTGGCGGTCGCGGCGCAGGAGGCGCACAACGCGGGGCGGCGCATCACCGTCCACGCCATCGGCAACCAGGGGATCAAGAACGCCCTGCGCGCGGGCGTCGACTCGATCGAGCACGGCATCCGGCTCGACGACGAGGCGCTCGAACTCGCCGTCGCGCGGGGCGCCTACCTCGTGCCGACGCTGCTCGCGGTGGCCTCGATCGTGACGGCCGGGACCGGCGCGGGCATGCCGTCCTGGGTGCACGAGAAGGCCGCGCGGGAGGCGGAACGGCACCGCGAGAGCTTCGTCGCCGCGGTCCGCTCCGGTCTCAAGATCGCGGCCGGCACCGATGCGGGCACCCCGTACAACCCGCACACGGACCTGGTCCGCGAGCTGGAGCTCATGGTCCGGTACGGGCTGACACCGCCCGAGGTGATCCGCGCGGCCACCCGCAACGCCGCGGAGAACATGGACGTCCTGCACGACACCGGCACGGTGGACGTGGGCAAGCTCGCCGACCTGGTGATGGTCGAGGGCGACCCCGCCGCCGACATCGGCGCGCTGGCGCGGATCCGGCTGGTCGTCAAGGACGGCCGGATCGTGCACGAGGGCGTGCGAACGGGCGAACACGCGGGCGGGGGCGGACTGGTGGGTGGGGGCGGACTGGTGGGTGAGGCGTCATGA
- a CDS encoding oligopeptide/dipeptide ABC transporter ATP-binding protein, translating into MTHTDEPGDIVLSAEGVSAGYGARSRNVLHDVSVAIDRGRTMGVVGESGSGKSTLARVLVGQLAPARGVVRLDGADVHRLPRKERFAARRRVQLVPQDPYSSLDPRMPVGRALAEAIDPRGRLRTGAHRDRIAELLESVALDASAARRLPHEFSGGQRQRIVIARALAAEPRVVIADEVTSSLDTSVQAEILELLLDLQRRLGLTYVFITHDLAVAQYMCTDLSVLYLGTLVEQGASDVLSRPGHPYTELLRDSRPDPSGRSLTEPAGGLTSEDVADPANPPSGCVFHPRCRYGPRTHGDRGRCAAEPPALRDVAPHARRTACHYPIGPASEDLASQNPAEDGRGE; encoded by the coding sequence ATGACGCATACCGACGAACCGGGCGACATCGTGCTGAGCGCCGAGGGGGTTTCGGCGGGTTACGGCGCGCGCTCCCGCAACGTCCTGCACGACGTGAGCGTCGCGATCGACCGCGGCCGCACGATGGGGGTGGTGGGCGAGTCCGGCTCCGGCAAGTCGACGCTGGCCCGGGTGCTGGTGGGACAGCTCGCCCCGGCCCGCGGCGTGGTCCGGCTCGACGGGGCGGACGTCCACCGGCTGCCGCGCAAGGAGCGCTTCGCGGCCCGCCGCCGGGTCCAGCTGGTCCCGCAGGACCCGTACTCCTCGCTGGACCCCCGGATGCCGGTCGGGCGGGCGCTGGCCGAGGCGATCGACCCGCGCGGGCGGCTGCGCACCGGCGCGCACCGGGACCGCATCGCCGAGCTGCTGGAGTCGGTCGCGCTCGACGCCTCCGCCGCGCGGCGGCTGCCGCACGAGTTCTCCGGCGGCCAGCGCCAGCGCATCGTCATCGCGCGCGCCCTGGCCGCCGAGCCCCGGGTCGTCATCGCCGACGAGGTGACCTCCTCGCTCGACACCTCCGTGCAGGCCGAGATCCTGGAGCTGCTGCTCGACCTGCAGAGACGGCTTGGGCTGACCTACGTCTTCATCACCCACGACCTGGCGGTCGCGCAGTACATGTGCACCGACCTGAGCGTGCTGTACCTCGGCACGCTGGTCGAGCAGGGGGCGAGCGACGTCCTCTCCCGCCCGGGGCACCCCTACACCGAACTGCTGCGCGACAGCCGGCCCGATCCGAGCGGCCGGTCGCTGACGGAGCCGGCCGGCGGGCTCACGAGCGAGGACGTCGCCGACCCGGCGAATCCGCCGTCCGGGTGCGTGTTCCACCCCCGCTGCCGGTACGGGCCGCGGACCCACGGGGACCGCGGCCGCTGCGCGGCGGAGCCGCCGGCCCTCCGGGACGTCGCACCGCACGCGCGCAGGACGGCGTGCCACTACCCGATCGGGCCGGCCTCGGAGGACCTCGCCTCGCAGAACCCCGCCGAGGACGGCCGCGGTGAGTGA